From the Chloroflexus aurantiacus J-10-fl genome, one window contains:
- a CDS encoding ROK family transcriptional regulator: MTTLGEKATRQHTRDVNLRLVLRLIYELGAVSRADLARLTNLTRTTVSDVVGELIERGLVIETGLATGGGIGRTPMLLSVAEWSRPVAAISVNADSVEGALVSLRGNVGRRISRSIQGQTGADALNTLQETLDELIQTANQPLLGIGVTTPGLINASSGMIVRAVGLEWADLPLGQLLHERYGLPVKVVNDSQCLALAEHLFGEWRGVANLVVLKIGKGVGAGIVLNGQLYAGEGFGAGEIGHLAFTANGLLCKCGNRGCLETVLGSDALLHQARTAIAANPNSILAAYASDLSLGRIAEGAAMGDPVAQHVITTAAAATGAAVATIISLLSVRHVLITGRITAFGETFAELVRREVAQRALPALVRDTEIRLAPAPTITPLIGAAAPVLTGELGLIRLHRREEHVDA, encoded by the coding sequence ATGACAACTCTTGGCGAAAAAGCAACCCGTCAGCACACCCGGGACGTCAACTTACGTCTGGTATTGCGGCTTATCTACGAGCTAGGTGCGGTGAGCCGAGCTGACCTGGCACGTTTGACTAACTTGACGCGAACGACGGTTTCCGATGTTGTAGGAGAACTGATAGAACGTGGCTTAGTCATCGAGACCGGATTGGCGACAGGTGGAGGAATAGGGCGTACACCTATGCTCCTGAGCGTTGCTGAATGGTCACGACCGGTAGCAGCTATTAGTGTCAATGCTGACAGCGTCGAAGGGGCGCTGGTTAGTCTGCGAGGAAACGTAGGAAGGCGTATCAGCCGCTCGATTCAGGGGCAGACAGGTGCCGATGCACTAAACACCTTGCAAGAAACTCTTGACGAGCTGATTCAGACGGCAAACCAGCCACTTCTCGGCATTGGTGTAACCACTCCTGGCTTGATTAACGCCAGTTCGGGAATGATTGTCCGCGCAGTCGGACTGGAATGGGCCGATCTACCACTTGGTCAGTTACTCCATGAACGCTACGGCTTACCGGTGAAGGTGGTCAACGATAGTCAATGCCTGGCTTTAGCTGAGCATCTATTTGGTGAATGGCGAGGTGTAGCCAACTTGGTGGTCCTGAAGATTGGGAAAGGTGTAGGTGCCGGTATTGTGCTGAATGGTCAACTCTATGCTGGTGAAGGGTTTGGTGCTGGTGAAATTGGACACCTGGCCTTTACCGCGAACGGACTGCTTTGCAAGTGTGGAAATCGGGGGTGTCTTGAAACCGTGTTGGGAAGTGACGCCCTGTTACACCAGGCTCGAACAGCAATTGCTGCCAATCCAAATAGTATTCTCGCAGCATACGCCAGCGATCTATCACTCGGGCGGATTGCTGAAGGGGCAGCGATGGGCGACCCGGTTGCCCAGCACGTTATAACAACCGCTGCCGCAGCAACCGGCGCCGCAGTAGCTACCATTATCAGTCTGTTGTCGGTTCGTCATGTCTTGATTACGGGTCGGATTACCGCCTTCGGAGAAACGTTTGCTGAGTTAGTGCGTCGTGAAGTGGCACAGCGGGCACTACCAGCCCTGGTACGGGATACTGAGATCAGACTTGCGCCGGCACCGACCATTACGCCCCTCATTGGCGCAGCAGCCCCAGTCTTGACCGGGGAATTGGGTTTGATTCGTCTTCACCGTCGTGAGGAACACGTTGATGCTTGA
- a CDS encoding ABC transporter substrate-binding protein produces MRRIFALPLAIISLISLTLSACGSSTPQTAQPQIVTQIVRETQIVEVEKTVEVVVTPTPGPHPEAVISGVEEGAEITFWTFYLSPTFDQYIKDTIARFNEAYPGVKVRWEDRQATLQEEYRNSLAAGNAPDVVNIPTDWVLEFAQKGQLLNMSEALPPEVQKQYFEGLFNQVNVGGASYQVPWYQAVDGYLVNKQLLTQAGLTIDDLPKTFDEQKEFCARVKAATGIPCGLRLNTGNLLQSMAYEGNVTIMDANGRFVFDSPEAVSWLQYYVDMIKDETTARDILLLNSSDDRIGLERFSAGQMPFYVTGPQLIRLVRESNPGLYGYLAMVPRAVGRSGKLPPVSMSIVVSKNTKYPRAAAALAVFFTNPRSMLEFSKLVQIFPSTPASYDDPFFTQPPVAIEDQIRPIARDIIARQSNILPEIPRLNEVNEIVRQAIEAAIFGGVPAEQALKDAVTQANTLIGK; encoded by the coding sequence ATGCGTCGCATCTTTGCGCTACCGCTTGCGATTATTAGCCTGATCAGCCTCACCCTGAGTGCGTGTGGTTCATCAACCCCTCAGACTGCTCAACCACAAATCGTTACTCAAATCGTTCGGGAAACCCAAATTGTTGAAGTCGAAAAGACGGTTGAGGTCGTCGTCACACCAACACCTGGCCCCCATCCTGAAGCTGTCATCAGTGGGGTGGAAGAGGGAGCAGAAATTACCTTCTGGACATTCTACCTCTCACCAACATTTGATCAGTACATCAAAGACACCATAGCGCGTTTCAATGAAGCCTATCCGGGTGTTAAGGTCAGATGGGAAGACCGTCAGGCTACCTTGCAAGAAGAGTACCGCAACAGTCTAGCCGCCGGTAATGCCCCAGATGTCGTCAACATTCCAACCGATTGGGTTCTGGAGTTTGCCCAAAAAGGGCAGCTCTTGAATATGAGCGAAGCCTTACCGCCAGAGGTGCAGAAACAGTATTTTGAAGGTCTCTTCAATCAGGTTAATGTTGGCGGTGCCAGCTATCAGGTGCCGTGGTATCAGGCAGTCGATGGGTATCTGGTGAACAAGCAGCTCCTGACACAAGCCGGATTGACCATCGACGACCTACCCAAAACCTTCGACGAACAGAAAGAGTTCTGTGCCAGAGTGAAAGCCGCGACCGGCATTCCCTGTGGTCTGCGGCTAAATACCGGCAATTTGTTGCAGAGTATGGCCTACGAAGGCAATGTCACGATTATGGATGCCAATGGCCGTTTCGTCTTCGACTCGCCGGAAGCGGTAAGCTGGCTTCAGTACTACGTCGATATGATCAAGGACGAAACAACTGCGCGTGACATTCTCTTGCTCAACAGCAGTGACGACCGGATCGGTCTGGAGCGCTTCTCGGCAGGGCAAATGCCGTTTTACGTTACTGGTCCACAATTGATCCGATTGGTGCGTGAGAGCAATCCCGGATTATACGGCTATCTGGCAATGGTTCCCCGGGCAGTAGGGCGCTCTGGAAAGCTCCCGCCGGTCTCGATGTCAATTGTCGTATCGAAGAATACCAAGTATCCTCGTGCAGCGGCGGCACTGGCTGTGTTCTTCACCAATCCTCGGAGCATGCTTGAATTCTCGAAACTGGTGCAAATCTTTCCTTCCACTCCAGCCTCTTATGATGATCCCTTCTTCACACAGCCACCGGTCGCAATTGAAGATCAGATCCGGCCAATTGCGCGTGACATTATCGCACGGCAAAGCAATATTTTGCCCGAAATCCCGCGCTTGAACGAGGTGAATGAGATTGTACGTCAGGCGATTGAAGCAGCCATTTTCGGCGGTGTACCGGCAGAACAGGCGCTAAAAGATGCCGTTACGCAGGCGAATACGTTGATCGGAAAGTAG
- a CDS encoding peptidoglycan DD-metalloendopeptidase family protein: MRYLLLTLAIVLTACAAPLPSPPTNTPQSVITPTVVNQVPTATSATPVPTATPLATPTPAPTATPQPAVHPLFDPQRLSYDHNFSGPEIQAFLEARQSPLATMRITIGGRSHSFTDVLVSLSNLYSVSPRLLLSLMDLQSGVLSTPNPSSDQMAWAAGFRGENGNRRGLFAQLRWLTRELRAALRDYALLGPMALPPLTFADGSTLALPPGTDLSRYVLSRALAPTTTSNRLEALLVAVAPTYQRLFDLDPRLEPTDWPPPAEPFLTRPTERNFPVTSFFDHDAPFLRTNGSLHTFWGRAETDRAFAYDGHTGWDYAMGPPDRVLAAAPGQVVFAGYSDDGCATPAGAVIIEHGNGYRTLYWHLARVSVTVGTMVERGAVIGIAGDTGCARGAHLHLQVQYLGRDVDPYGWCGTDPDPWALNPVGQISVWLWVDMPSPCAPPPPGVVVVDDRDPGFLLSGDWQVIDMGYAGGAHFAPSTLTPSITRPWRFSDFAAPLVAVWQPVLPTGGQYRVLAYVPFALNGYDDSREARFLIRHQDGETVVTVDLEAERNWWADLGVYTFDPASSPLVATGTIAGDRRRGIWADAVAFVPVTDATTR, encoded by the coding sequence ATGCGTTACCTGTTACTTACCCTCGCTATCGTGCTAACTGCATGTGCGGCTCCGCTGCCGTCTCCGCCGACAAATACACCGCAGTCGGTGATCACGCCGACTGTTGTCAATCAGGTGCCGACCGCTACCTCTGCCACTCCGGTACCAACCGCCACACCGCTGGCAACACCCACGCCGGCACCGACGGCCACACCGCAACCTGCCGTGCATCCCCTCTTCGATCCACAACGGCTCAGCTACGACCACAATTTCAGCGGACCGGAGATTCAGGCATTTCTGGAAGCGCGCCAGAGTCCGCTGGCAACGATGCGTATCACTATTGGCGGTCGCAGCCATTCGTTTACCGATGTTCTGGTGTCGCTGAGTAATCTCTACAGTGTCAGCCCGCGATTACTGTTAAGTCTCATGGATCTGCAGAGTGGCGTTCTCAGCACCCCTAACCCCAGCAGTGATCAGATGGCCTGGGCTGCCGGGTTTCGGGGCGAGAATGGGAATCGACGCGGTCTGTTTGCGCAGTTACGCTGGCTGACCCGCGAACTACGGGCTGCCTTGCGCGACTATGCATTGCTGGGGCCGATGGCTTTACCTCCGCTTACTTTTGCCGATGGGAGCACCCTTGCGCTCCCGCCCGGAACGGACCTGAGTCGCTATGTCCTTAGTCGAGCGTTGGCACCAACAACGACTTCCAACCGTCTCGAAGCACTGCTCGTGGCCGTTGCGCCAACTTACCAGCGTCTGTTCGACCTCGATCCACGGCTGGAGCCAACCGATTGGCCGCCACCCGCTGAACCGTTTCTCACCCGTCCGACCGAACGAAACTTCCCGGTTACCTCCTTTTTCGATCACGATGCCCCTTTTCTCCGCACGAATGGCTCTCTGCATACCTTTTGGGGACGCGCTGAAACTGACCGGGCGTTCGCCTATGATGGCCATACTGGTTGGGATTATGCAATGGGGCCTCCGGATCGGGTATTGGCTGCGGCACCCGGTCAGGTCGTGTTTGCCGGCTATTCTGATGATGGTTGTGCGACGCCTGCCGGGGCAGTGATTATCGAACACGGCAACGGCTATCGCACGCTCTACTGGCATCTGGCTCGGGTGAGTGTGACGGTTGGAACAATGGTGGAGCGGGGGGCAGTGATCGGGATTGCCGGCGATACTGGCTGTGCCCGTGGTGCGCATCTCCATTTGCAGGTGCAGTACCTTGGGCGTGATGTCGATCCGTATGGCTGGTGTGGTACTGACCCCGATCCATGGGCGCTGAACCCGGTTGGTCAGATCAGTGTCTGGCTGTGGGTCGATATGCCATCACCTTGTGCGCCACCGCCGCCGGGTGTGGTCGTGGTTGATGATCGCGATCCCGGCTTTTTGCTGAGTGGTGACTGGCAGGTGATTGATATGGGCTACGCCGGTGGTGCCCACTTTGCTCCATCAACGTTAACACCCAGCATCACTCGTCCCTGGCGTTTCAGCGATTTCGCGGCCCCCCTGGTGGCTGTCTGGCAACCAGTGCTTCCGACTGGCGGGCAATACCGGGTGCTGGCATACGTACCGTTTGCCCTTAACGGCTATGACGACTCGCGTGAAGCCCGCTTTCTCATTCGTCATCAAGACGGTGAGACAGTGGTGACCGTTGATCTGGAAGCCGAACGCAACTGGTGGGCAGATTTGGGAGTCTATACCTTTGACCCGGCATCCTCACCGCTGGTTGCGACCGGTACCATTGCCGGTGATCGCCGACGTGGTATCTGGGCTGACGCGGTGGCGTTCGTGCCGGTGACTGATGCTACGACACGCTGA
- a CDS encoding DUF4127 family protein encodes MIRIGLIPLDERPANTRDPKLIAEAAGINLILPPSHLLSRQHQPGNCSGLAGWLEQVAPKLDGLIVSCEQLGYGGLIASRTTDEPPETISQRLSVLRRIRDRFPHLYIYGFNLITRVSNASDASEEPAYWAEYGTAIYHWSQILDQVHQGALSKTRREEAERAIPATYRSDVLRRRLRNHLINLTALQLLNDGIFDLLVLSSDDTSPFGLPSREKRWLHTWAELLPLQERLLMYPGADEVGSVLTIRMALTHIGLHPAVSVRYAPPTDAMNIAAFEDGPIRLTVERQITAAGCQLIGVPEIARIWLGVNAPIARRAEWNPVDGHHDRMARQAAIENLVTKAGEALVDGKTVAFADVAYPNGADPLLIELITTRLDPTKLAAYGGWNTAGNTIGGVIAQTCATLIGDRSCRIAQERLLLHRFIEDYGYQHIVRREIREWLQTTYNQNELTPELRGLAATRVEQRLNEIVTALPGFAYRWRILPGSVHFPWQRVFEIDFTLQYLHEKGGDN; translated from the coding sequence GTGATACGGATTGGTTTAATCCCGCTCGATGAACGTCCGGCGAATACCCGCGATCCGAAACTGATTGCCGAGGCTGCCGGAATCAATCTGATCTTGCCACCATCCCACCTCCTGAGTCGCCAGCACCAACCTGGTAACTGTAGCGGATTGGCTGGGTGGTTGGAACAAGTCGCGCCAAAACTGGATGGGCTGATTGTCTCTTGTGAGCAACTCGGTTACGGCGGATTGATCGCCTCACGAACAACCGACGAACCGCCAGAGACAATCAGTCAGCGCTTGAGTGTACTTCGACGCATACGTGATCGCTTTCCCCACTTATACATCTACGGCTTTAATCTCATCACTCGTGTCTCCAATGCCAGTGATGCCAGCGAAGAGCCGGCGTATTGGGCCGAGTATGGCACAGCGATCTACCATTGGTCGCAAATCCTGGATCAGGTACATCAGGGGGCCCTGAGCAAGACGCGACGAGAAGAAGCTGAGCGGGCAATCCCTGCTACTTACCGCTCCGATGTTTTGCGGCGTCGATTGCGCAACCATCTTATCAACCTGACAGCACTCCAGTTGCTGAATGACGGTATCTTCGACCTGCTTGTCCTCAGTTCTGATGATACCAGTCCTTTTGGCTTACCCAGCCGTGAGAAACGCTGGTTACATACTTGGGCAGAGTTGCTCCCGCTTCAGGAGCGGTTGCTAATGTACCCTGGTGCAGATGAAGTAGGCAGCGTATTGACGATACGGATGGCATTGACGCATATCGGTTTGCATCCCGCGGTAAGTGTGCGTTACGCTCCACCGACCGATGCCATGAATATTGCAGCGTTTGAAGATGGGCCAATCCGTCTCACTGTGGAACGTCAGATTACCGCAGCCGGATGCCAGTTAATCGGCGTGCCCGAAATAGCGCGCATCTGGCTGGGTGTGAATGCACCAATAGCACGGCGCGCTGAATGGAATCCAGTGGATGGGCACCATGATCGCATGGCACGTCAGGCCGCAATAGAAAACTTGGTCACCAAAGCAGGTGAAGCATTGGTCGACGGCAAGACGGTTGCCTTTGCTGACGTTGCTTACCCAAATGGGGCAGATCCGTTGCTGATCGAGCTGATAACGACCCGGCTCGATCCCACGAAACTGGCAGCATATGGAGGTTGGAACACTGCCGGTAACACGATTGGCGGCGTTATCGCCCAGACCTGTGCGACACTGATTGGAGACCGGTCATGTCGTATTGCGCAAGAACGACTGTTGCTCCATCGCTTCATCGAAGATTACGGCTATCAGCACATCGTTCGTCGTGAAATCCGCGAATGGCTACAGACAACCTACAACCAGAACGAGCTTACTCCTGAATTACGTGGACTGGCTGCCACACGTGTAGAACAACGGCTCAATGAGATCGTGACGGCTTTGCCTGGTTTCGCCTATCGCTGGCGCATTCTACCCGGCAGCGTGCACTTTCCGTGGCAGCGCGTGTTTGAGATCGACTTCACACTCCAGTATCTACACGAGAAAGGAGGTGACAACTGA
- a CDS encoding carbohydrate ABC transporter permease produces MKARIWSRVTPYLFLAPALIFMSVFTLYPLVAVGYYSFTEYDILRPPTPVGFANYQHLLNDNVFWLSLRNSFVYLIVTPTIIILSIALAIALNRKLPGISFFRTLYYIPVITGSVAIGIAWQFLFNGSGGPINGLLIWLGVIEKPIVFLTEPDFILPIAMLMTIWMGVGYYMVIFLAALQNISEDLYDAALIDGCNRWQKHWHVSIPGIRPAIVFVAVISSLSALKVFDEIYILTNATGGVLNSGSTIVFYLWKQAFRLQNVGYASAIAMVLLIITLSFSIINVRLLEQRDD; encoded by the coding sequence ATGAAGGCACGAATATGGTCGCGGGTAACACCTTATCTCTTTTTGGCACCTGCTCTGATATTTATGAGTGTTTTTACGCTTTATCCGCTAGTGGCAGTAGGATACTACAGTTTCACTGAATACGACATTCTGCGCCCACCAACACCTGTAGGTTTTGCTAATTATCAACATTTGCTGAATGACAATGTTTTCTGGCTGTCATTGCGCAATTCGTTTGTATATCTCATCGTGACTCCGACCATTATTATACTGTCTATTGCCCTGGCGATAGCCCTAAACCGCAAATTACCCGGCATCAGTTTCTTTCGAACACTCTACTACATCCCGGTTATCACCGGTAGCGTAGCGATTGGCATCGCCTGGCAATTTCTCTTCAACGGCAGCGGTGGGCCAATTAACGGCTTATTGATCTGGTTGGGAGTGATCGAAAAACCGATTGTCTTTTTAACCGAGCCGGATTTTATCCTACCTATCGCAATGCTGATGACCATCTGGATGGGCGTTGGTTACTACATGGTGATCTTCTTGGCGGCATTACAAAATATTTCCGAAGATCTCTATGATGCAGCGCTCATTGATGGTTGTAATCGCTGGCAGAAACACTGGCATGTAAGTATTCCCGGTATTCGACCTGCTATAGTCTTCGTGGCTGTTATCTCCAGTCTAAGTGCGCTCAAAGTATTTGATGAGATTTATATCTTAACAAATGCTACTGGAGGTGTCCTTAATAGTGGATCAACGATAGTTTTCTATCTGTGGAAGCAAGCTTTTCGCCTGCAAAATGTTGGCTATGCTTCAGCAATAGCGATGGTTTTATTAATCATAACGCTGAGTTTTTCGATTATCAATGTTCGTCTGCTTGAGCAGCGTGATGATTAA
- a CDS encoding AGE family epimerase/isomerase produces MLEAFANRYRIELSERVIPFWLRHSLDHQHGGYFSALDRDGTVYDTRKYVWLQGRAIWMFSRLYNTFEPRHDFLAAARLGVEFLRRHARDREGRVYFSLTRDGQPVFMQRKPYAAVFYQMGLAEYARATGDDSCLAEAREVFALICQWIANPGLLGRPSLPGMPVVSQLTDLLVVGMMALDMFTLTGEQEYSTAIIETIAGIVRHFDPERNIYRERVAPDGSVLEDNPDSRLFNPGHSLETAWIMLHLLEWQPDQALRKQALAAIRGSLELGWDQTYGGIFYFVDLAGRPTLQIESTMKLWWPHAEAIYALVLAATITGDRQWIEWLERIDAYTFRYFADPVYGEWFGYCDRRGEVALTSKGGNYKGFFHMPRALLFSIQAIERAGGKV; encoded by the coding sequence ATGCTTGAAGCCTTCGCCAATCGTTATCGGATTGAACTGTCCGAGCGTGTCATTCCATTCTGGCTACGCCATTCGCTTGATCATCAGCATGGCGGTTATTTCAGCGCACTTGATCGTGACGGAACTGTCTACGATACCCGCAAGTATGTCTGGCTGCAAGGCCGGGCAATCTGGATGTTTAGCCGACTCTACAACACATTTGAGCCACGTCACGATTTTTTAGCCGCAGCAAGGCTGGGTGTCGAATTTCTCCGTCGTCATGCCCGTGATCGTGAAGGTCGAGTCTACTTTAGTCTGACTCGCGATGGTCAGCCGGTCTTTATGCAACGAAAACCGTATGCGGCTGTGTTCTACCAGATGGGATTAGCGGAATATGCACGTGCCACCGGTGATGATTCCTGTCTTGCTGAAGCGAGAGAGGTCTTCGCCTTGATTTGCCAATGGATCGCCAATCCCGGCCTATTAGGTCGTCCTTCGTTGCCGGGCATGCCGGTCGTGAGTCAGCTCACCGATCTGCTGGTTGTCGGCATGATGGCACTGGATATGTTCACGCTAACCGGCGAGCAGGAATACTCGACAGCGATTATTGAAACCATTGCAGGCATCGTTCGTCACTTTGACCCGGAACGTAACATTTACCGCGAACGCGTAGCACCTGATGGTTCAGTGCTGGAAGATAATCCAGATAGCCGACTATTTAATCCTGGTCATTCGCTAGAGACAGCATGGATAATGTTGCATCTTCTCGAATGGCAACCGGATCAGGCGCTCCGCAAGCAGGCTCTGGCAGCGATCCGCGGCTCGCTTGAACTGGGTTGGGATCAGACATACGGTGGCATCTTCTATTTCGTTGATCTGGCCGGTCGACCAACATTACAGATCGAGTCAACGATGAAGCTCTGGTGGCCACACGCAGAAGCAATATATGCGCTGGTGCTGGCAGCAACCATCACCGGTGATCGGCAATGGATCGAATGGCTGGAACGGATCGATGCCTATACCTTTCGGTACTTTGCCGATCCCGTCTACGGCGAATGGTTTGGCTATTGTGATCGGCGCGGCGAAGTAGCCTTGACCAGTAAGGGTGGCAATTACAAAGGCTTCTTCCACATGCCGCGCGCACTCCTCTTTAGCATACAGGCAATTGAGCGGGCAGGAGGAAAGGTGTGA
- a CDS encoding arginine decarboxylase, whose translation MVQLKTLTFADLIAQQTGFAGEGRLTDFVSRYDGDLYFGDRLNLNRLVRQHGAPLEVVYTPQITAQIHRMIGWAAQARAATEYAAPFHYAYATKANFAAEAVQTALAAGAHYETSATADLIIAHGLWRQGILPPDRLICCNGSKEPAYRNAIRQLRLDGCETVIPVLDDLSELHDLITTPAPLQFGVRERAAGNRDGRHPGNDRFGLTMAEIEQAADLIATTEHRLVLYHAMIGSQIEDEGHFLTTLRASIENYCRLRRRVPTLRYFNFGGGVPTAGYQLTFNFDYQRFLARLMATVRDLCAEYDVPVPELIGEFGRYTVATHSAYLVEVGAVKAGQPDQPDWYLINGSLMVMLPDTLFVSGQEFVILPLSDWHRPVRPVRLAGRRTCDSDDIYPRPEQPPLWLPETDGGLVLAIFGIGAYQQMISGRGGAHHCLTPEAARFIVEERDGRLSSRLVPQQDQATIMRLLGYRPQPTALPLPFRQPARPAVLAARRRTRERMVSI comes from the coding sequence GTGGTACAGTTGAAGACGCTAACCTTTGCCGACTTGATTGCACAGCAGACCGGCTTTGCCGGTGAGGGCCGCCTGACCGATTTCGTGAGCCGTTACGACGGCGACCTCTACTTTGGTGATCGTCTCAACTTGAACCGACTGGTACGCCAACACGGTGCACCGCTCGAAGTCGTATACACACCGCAAATTACTGCACAAATTCACCGCATGATCGGCTGGGCCGCGCAGGCTCGTGCCGCTACCGAATACGCAGCCCCCTTCCATTACGCCTATGCGACCAAGGCTAACTTTGCTGCCGAGGCGGTGCAAACGGCGTTGGCGGCTGGTGCTCATTATGAAACCTCGGCAACTGCCGACCTGATCATCGCCCATGGTCTCTGGCGTCAGGGCATCCTGCCACCTGATCGACTGATCTGTTGCAACGGCTCAAAGGAGCCGGCCTACCGCAACGCGATCCGGCAATTGCGTCTCGACGGTTGTGAGACGGTGATACCCGTCCTCGATGATCTCAGTGAATTGCACGATCTGATCACAACGCCGGCACCCTTACAATTTGGTGTGCGTGAACGTGCCGCCGGAAATCGGGATGGTCGACACCCCGGCAATGATCGTTTTGGCTTGACAATGGCCGAGATCGAACAGGCTGCCGATCTGATTGCAACGACTGAACACCGGCTTGTGCTGTACCATGCCATGATCGGCAGCCAGATCGAAGACGAAGGGCACTTCCTGACCACCCTGCGGGCTTCGATTGAGAACTATTGTCGTCTACGCCGCCGTGTACCAACCCTGCGCTACTTCAATTTTGGTGGTGGCGTACCAACTGCCGGGTATCAGTTGACGTTCAACTTCGACTACCAGCGTTTTCTTGCCCGGCTGATGGCAACGGTGCGCGATCTGTGTGCCGAATACGATGTACCGGTGCCGGAGTTAATCGGTGAATTTGGCCGTTACACCGTCGCCACCCACAGCGCCTATCTGGTTGAGGTGGGCGCCGTGAAAGCGGGACAACCCGATCAACCAGACTGGTATTTGATCAATGGCTCACTGATGGTGATGTTACCGGACACCCTTTTCGTCAGTGGGCAGGAGTTTGTCATCCTGCCGCTCAGCGACTGGCATCGGCCAGTGCGTCCAGTACGGCTTGCCGGTCGGCGCACATGCGACAGCGATGACATCTATCCGCGACCGGAACAGCCGCCATTGTGGTTGCCGGAGACCGATGGCGGTTTGGTCCTGGCCATTTTCGGCATTGGTGCGTACCAGCAGATGATTTCTGGCCGTGGCGGGGCCCACCACTGTCTGACGCCCGAAGCGGCTCGCTTCATCGTCGAAGAGCGTGATGGGCGTCTCAGTTCACGACTGGTGCCACAGCAGGATCAGGCGACTATTATGCGCTTGCTCGGTTATCGTCCGCAGCCGACAGCACTGCCATTGCCATTCCGCCAGCCGGCTCGCCCGGCAGTACTCGCTGCCCGCCGGCGTACCCGGGAGCGAATGGTATCGATTTGA
- a CDS encoding ABC transporter ATP-binding protein translates to MTDVIVVEGLTKSYGHVSVLRGVHLRVAAGEVYGLLGPNGAGKSTLIHLLLGFLYPDSGRIRVLGSADLEAQRRQIGYIPERQRYHNYYTPREYLTFLGRFDGMPETILRKRIDELLELTGLTAVANRYLRTLSKGMIQRLGIAQALLTDPDLLLIDEPTSGLDLDGQQELLVLLNDVRQRGHTVLLCTHRLAEVEYLCDRVGILTNGKVALEVNVADVRHMTGSMVVQTGPLDLPLRQRLEMIGREIRCDEQAVVISPHSPELQAKVLQVLIEANVTIRALEPQLSRLAQIYMRTVRGEPVDNLLVTDQAPLRAVLNEAINPAPTDDIDPLLKRLLQRREGDSRQKDGHQ, encoded by the coding sequence ATGACCGATGTCATCGTTGTCGAAGGACTTACCAAAAGCTACGGTCATGTCTCGGTCTTGCGCGGTGTTCATCTGCGGGTTGCAGCAGGTGAAGTGTACGGCTTGCTGGGACCGAATGGTGCCGGCAAGTCAACGCTTATCCATCTGTTACTCGGTTTTTTATACCCCGATAGCGGGCGGATTCGCGTACTGGGAAGCGCTGATCTCGAAGCACAGCGTCGGCAGATTGGCTACATCCCCGAACGGCAGCGTTATCACAACTACTACACACCACGCGAATACCTTACCTTCCTCGGTCGTTTCGATGGCATGCCGGAAACCATCTTACGCAAGCGGATCGACGAGCTACTAGAGCTAACCGGCTTAACTGCTGTTGCCAACCGCTACCTGCGCACCCTCTCGAAAGGCATGATTCAACGGTTGGGCATCGCCCAGGCCCTGCTTACCGATCCCGATCTTTTGCTAATCGATGAGCCAACCAGCGGCCTGGATCTTGACGGCCAGCAAGAACTGCTCGTCTTGCTCAACGATGTTCGCCAGCGCGGGCACACTGTCTTGCTCTGCACCCATCGTCTTGCTGAAGTTGAATATCTCTGCGACCGGGTCGGTATTTTAACCAACGGTAAGGTTGCGCTTGAGGTGAATGTCGCCGATGTACGACACATGACCGGCAGTATGGTCGTCCAAACAGGGCCACTCGACCTGCCATTACGCCAGCGATTAGAGATGATCGGACGTGAGATTCGCTGCGATGAACAGGCGGTTGTGATCAGTCCGCATTCGCCTGAATTACAGGCAAAAGTTCTTCAGGTCTTGATCGAAGCGAATGTGACAATCCGGGCGCTAGAGCCACAGTTGAGTCGCCTGGCGCAGATCTATATGCGCACAGTGCGTGGTGAACCGGTGGATAACCTGCTGGTTACCGACCAGGCGCCGCTACGTGCTGTCCTGAACGAAGCCATCAATCCGGCACCAACTGATGACATTGATCCGCTCTTGAAACGATTGCTGCAACGGCGAGAGGGCGACTCCAGACAAAAGGATGGCCACCAATGA